A single region of the Glycine max cultivar Williams 82 chromosome 20, Glycine_max_v4.0, whole genome shotgun sequence genome encodes:
- the LOC102664877 gene encoding uncharacterized protein Mb2253c-like — protein MHLELLDEDIMALFEEEVEDGDRDKWIMWFDGASEALGHGVGAVLVTPDDQCIPFTTRLGFDCTNNMAKYKPCTLGTQAAIDFNVKLLKVYRDSALVIHQLKGEWETRDHKLIPYQAYIKKLTEFFDDISFHHIPKEENPMVNAFSTLAFMFQLTSHGDLSYIEFKCCGKPAHCCLI, from the coding sequence ATGCATCTGGAACTcctggatgaggacatcatggccttgttcgaggaagaggtggAGGATGGAGATCGGGATAAGTGGATCATGTGGTTCGATGGTGCATCTGAGGCCTTAGGCCATGGAGTTGGGGCAGTTTTGGTCACTCCCGACGATCAATGCATACCCTTCACGACAAGGTTGGGTTTTGATTGCACAAATAATATGGCTAAATACAAGCCATGCACCCTTGGGACCCAAgcagcaattgacttcaacGTCAAATTGCTCAAAGTATACAGAGACTCAGCCTTGGTGATCCATcaattgaaaggagaatgggagacCAGGGATCACAAATTGATACCCTATCAGGCCTACATCAAGAAACTGACGGAGTTCTTCGATGATATCTCCTTCCACCATATTCCCAAAGAGGAGAATCCAATGGTCAATGCGTTTTCCACTCTAGCATTCATGTTTCAACTGACCTCGCATGGAGACTTGTCGTACATTGAGTTCAAATGTTGCGGAAAGCCCGCACATTGCTGCTTGATATAA